From Danio rerio strain Tuebingen ecotype United States chromosome 2, GRCz12tu, whole genome shotgun sequence:
GGCTGTAACTGCGGGTGTCTTTTGTAGTCAGTGATGGATGTTTGGAAATCTGTAATGCGGAATGATATTGAGATGGAAGTTCTCGTCGCTCGGACAAGGATAATGTTTCTTGTGCTTGTAAGAGTCATTTATAATTCAGACGGCAGTTGTATCTCTTCACTGTGTCTAAACTGAAACTTCAACCTCTACCGGACCTCACTGAGCAAGTCTACTGGCCATTTTTCTTCTCAGCTCTTTGAAACCAGCCAAAAAATAATCCCAGAAAAATATCCGCGACATGGCGGAAGTAGAGCGGCGGCGGCGGCCCATCATCGCCGGGCGGGAACGGGGTGAGTTTTGACCTCAGTTGATTCATTTTGTACAAATAATTGATTGTGATGAAAGAATTATTCAGCGAAGCGAGGAGATCTGACGATTTATTTCAGCTCTGTCAGTAGTTCAAACATGCTTCTATTCGGCTCTTGAGAGAATGGACTGGCGGTTTGGTGAAAGAAACTGTCACTTGGCTCTTTTATTGAAACACCTGCTTGTATCGTTCTGAGAGTTGAACTGCTTTTGTCTGTATTTTATTTTCGGACAAAGCTTTGAAAAGGTTGTGTGAAATTTAGCTGTGTTTATatcaaattcatacgaattcaaataaaaagttttacaaCCGAGCTTTGGAAATGTGGTCAGCATGTGTGGCCTTTTGTGTCTCGCTTGAGTCGCAGTCCgttgttttattttaggtttaatGAAGATGAAATGACCGCAAGGAACAGGTAGTTGGCATATGCATTGATATTGTGCTATATATAAACTGTACTAAGAACATTAGTTTATGAAGTGAATATGCActcttaatgaaaataaatggttGTGCAGTTATGCATCGGAAAAATGTTTAGTAGGCCACACCTGTAATCGTTTAGTGAGTGCGAATATATATTGCctaattaatttaatacaatatgGGACATTACTGTAAAACTCAGTGAACTCAAAATTTACAGAAAGTTACTTCTACACATttaagagttttgaactcagtgttgagggtgagttaattaaatacctcattacttcaacttaaacggagtaagttcacagtaatcatataaattagttttttttaactcaaatggtttgttgcaattggtttcttcAAACGATGAGCTGACTTAACTTTTTGAGTTTTACTGTAACTTACTCAGTAGGtgtgagttctcttcatttattgttttttactttttttttttttactcacatactttaagttcacagtactcaattgAATTCATTTTTGAactcaatgtttttttgtttttgttttttgcaatcgttttcctcaaatggtttaggttaccttaaccttttgagttttacagtgtaccagAAACATAaattatctgtccctgaaataaaaacataaatacagtcaataaaataatttaatcccaaatgtttctaaaatggactgattgacttctgtgagttgttctgtaaagaaaATGTTACATACCGTTTTAATACTTTTCTTATTCTAAAaactgtttagaaaaaaaaaaattcagaaaaaagTTGTTATTgttcacatcaattgattaaaaacatgaaattatgaattaattctacaaataaatactacaaatatataatacaaataaatgtacaattaatgtaATGTATGGTTTTTAAGGATGACTAGCTTAAAAGTCAGGCCCTGTGAAATTTTTTAAGtgaaaatgtacgtttctggtagaatgtcctatATAACTTATTATAAAGAACTCCTTTCCACCATGGAGAACTCTCTGTTGAAAGAAAATGTTTTATCAAAAACCATGAAAACATCAATGCAGATGAAGACAACTTTTATTTTTAGGAGTGTGATTATTTTAGTGTAATTTTGCACTACagtaattttagtattattattttattatcataattttagTATCATTTGTAAACTATTAGAGCTTATTATTTTGACTTGGCTCTTATGTTAATTtggattttcattcattctttttttctttttcttttttggcttagtccctttaataatttggggttgccacagcggattgaaccaccaacttatccagcatttttttacgcagcggatgcccttccagctgcaacccagtactaggaaacatccatacattttCATTCACGCTCATGGAgaatactcaattcacctataccgcatgtctttggactgtggcggaaaccggagcacccatttGTTCAGTAGCAATAGTGTTTATTTCAGTTAGATGCAAGGCAGCATTCGTTTTTATTTATAGTATACTTTGGATTTGTCTCTTTTACCAAACCTCAGATTAAGTTAGTGAGTAATAAATGTAACTATAATACAAGATTATTATtgctaaaattaaaaacacaaatttaaaatatttatttattgataattaataataatatttacttattgaaaaaaaaaaaaaacttaatttgttaagggggctaatcattttgaccctaaaaatgtattatttattttaaactaaaataaatacagtttcctcagaagaaaatatatattaggaaatactgtggcaAAATGTTGGAAAAGGGGTACAAATTTTACTGGAGggctaatattatttatttatttatttatttaatttattaaatgttttctctTTTGTGCATTAATCAGCTTAGTGAGGCTGATTTTATTCCAATTAAGTTCTTATTATATTTCAGGAATtgcaatcaaataaattaaacttaatttatttaaggtcagttggcatttctacttttttgcatgttttccctgtgtttgtgatggtttcctgcaggtgctttggttttctccactgtccaaagacatccgctataggtgaattgggtaagctaaattatccgtagtatatgtgtgtgaatgaacgtgtatgggtgtttcctagtgatggattgcatctggaagggtatccactgcgtaaaacatatgctgaataagttggttgcagctggaaaggtatccacactgcgtaaaacatatgctacataagttggtggttcattccgctgtcgcgACTCCTGAGTTAATTGATTCCTGATCATAGACTAAGATAAGTTTGGACAGGGCATCTCAACAGTATGTGTCTTTTCAAAATAAGGAGTGACTggtaacaaattaaaacaaaaaaaaaaatatatatatatataggcacacatttaaataataacaaaacataatttgCTTGAGCTTTacaatgaaaacaaaatgtaaaaaataatcacTTCAACCAATGCACTATTATTCTGAACTACCAATTACTCAAAATTAGTTTCAAATCATTATCAACACTGTTCCAGTATAATAATGAATGCTGAAATTCtcctgagtgtgtgtttttgtgtgtgcctgCAGGGCCCGGGCCGGGGCGTTATGCTCTTCCGCCCACTATCGGTTACATAAACCATGACTACACCAAACCCAGCAGCCCGGCCTATTCCTTCCACAGCCGCATGAGCAGCAACAGTGAGTGACATGACAACAAAACACTGACACACGACACGATCCACTCCACTAATGCGGCCTGCCATCAATCATGCCCGTTCATGCACAACACTCACATATTTCAACATGGCATTTATAGGGATTGATCATTTTATAGATGAATTAGTGTCGAGTATGATGGCTGAAATAGTCTTTGGATTtgcatacacacacttacacgccTAATTAGTGACATGTAACGCCTGCTTCCTCGTGGAAGGAATTGAGAACACCCAGTTTGATCAAagaatgaatgcaaaaaaaaaataaaaacctctcCCACATCTGGACTTTATATTCCAAACAACAGCATGCAATATAATGATTAATGCTATTTCTTTGGCATATTACGCTGACAAAATCCATGCGCTTGATTTTAATCCATATGTTtgattttaattaacatttaagagTATTTTTGTTGCTCAGACAGTAGAAAATGGTTAAATAGTGATGCATGAACCTGATCAAATTTGCTACTAAATGTAATTGGTTAAATTTGTTTCTTTTGAATAGTGGTGTCTGTGGATTCCAGTCCTGGGCCGCGGTATCGCGTGGATGCCAAAATGACGCGCTTTGGCAGAGACGGGACCCCGTCGTACTCCATGCTGGGTAGAAGGAAGAGAACAGGTCAGTTTTCGTctgatttgatgcatttttttttttcataaatctgtaaatttgtttaattcaagactttttcATAACAGAAGTCTGGTTCTGGTTAtaacaaaactgtttttttttttacaaaagtattttttattcataGAAAGCTTAATAAATGCTAATAGAGTGTCTTTAATTATGCAAATAATTTTAGTaaaaaatatgggtgaaatataGATGTGGGTTCATTTAGTCAGCACAATACAGATATAtttacactcagcggccactttattaggtacacctgtccaactgctctttaatgcaaatttctaatcagccaatcacattgcagcaaatcaatgcatttagacatgtagacatggtcaagagaatctgctgcagttcaaaccaagcatcagaattggtaagaaaggtgattttaagtgactttgaacgtgtcatggttgctggtgtcagacgggctggtctgagtatttcagaaactgctgatctactgggattttcacacacaatcatctctagggtttacagaggatggtctgaaaaagggaaaatatccagtaagcggcagttctgtgggctcaaatgccttgttgatgtcagaggagaatggccagactggtacgagctgatagaaaggcaacagtaactcaaaaaaccactcgatacaaccgtggtttgtagaagagcatctctaaacgcatACCATAactttgaggtggatgggctacagcagcagaagaccacactcctgtcagctaagaacaggaaactgagggtacaattcacacaggctcaccaacattGGACAAGAGatgattggagaaacgttgcttggtctgatgagtcttgaacTCTGCTTCAACATTTGGATGGtatggtcagaatttgacatcaacaacatgaaaacatggatccatcctgccttgtatcaataattcaggctgctggtggtgtaatgttgCATCCAatgcatcttctgatggctacttccagcaggataatgcgccatgtgataaaagcaactgtgtgatgctatcatgtcaatagggaccaagatctctgaggaatatttccagtaccctgttgaatctatgccatgaaggattaaggcagttctgatggcaaaagggCGTCCAACCCAGTACAAGTATgatttacctaataaagtgagtatGTATAGTTATGTAAAATTGAAACTATCCCGCCCTGCACTTTTAAAAATAGCATGTTTTGACAGTGATGCCGTAGATGTGCTATTGTTGGTCATACAGTAAGTTCAGCATTGAACTATTTTTCCATTGTATGAAGAACAATATAATTCAAAGCAACTTTATCAACTATGAATAGCTTTTTGCGAATTGTGGAAAAGTTTCTATGGATGGTAAAAATTCTAAATGCAACCACTAACACAACTAAGCTAgcctttatttttaaagaataaatactgtaaaaagtgattagttaactacacttaaaaaaataaagagtaaacttgttgccttaaaattgttatataaacaaactacactgttaaaaatgcagggttccacacaattcatttatgttgtccaaatttatgtggattgaacataaaaaaataagttgtcccaatgaaatctcaagaattgtgttgattcagcttattttgaataagtagtttgaacaagcaatatatatatatatatatatatatatatatatatatatatatatatatatatatatatatatatatatatatataaaattgtattattatttatttattttttagtgtatgcaaaatataatataattataaaagttGAGGTAATGGGTTTACTGaccttttttaaaagtaaaggaaCTAAtcgatttttacagtgtaaagaacCTTTTCCACTAAATAACCTGAGTTGATTGTAATAGAAAGCTTCTTTCAGATTTGAAAGATTTTTCATAGAGCCACTATTCCGAATTAAAACCTTTTTATCTGTTAGtaagaaaataaacattattCTAAATGGTTTAATCCAAATCttctgaaaatgtattattttattcacaTATAAACATTGAGAAGCAAACATGATTCAGATTTGCTCATATACAGTAAGCTAGGggataataatgaattaatgataATTGAATACTGCTGAATGAGGTTTGTTCCTGCATGTCACATGGCACATTTAAGCCTCTGCAATAACCAAtgaggtttgttttttgtttgtcaaACAGGTTCAATTGAGTTTCTGGTCATGTTTACTGATCATTGTTTACAGTAGTCAACAGTTGGATCAAAAaaggtttttcaaaattgtcctaggaCAAGAATGTGTGtggtttaatagttttaggacaGCTTTGATGAACGGTTTTGATccgcttcaaatgttgactactattgCGTGTATGTGAACAATGAGCCACATTAAACCTGTTCATAATATAAAGTGATTGTCTCTTCAGAAGACTTGATTTCAACCATTTGATCTGTTTAGATTTGTTCTTATTATGAACATTTTGATAACTCAGAATTTGGGGTGTATACACTTTCAAAGAAGAGTGAAATCTTTCAGAGATAGGctataataaatatgcaaaagtTTAGCTAGGAAAATTATACAaggaataaaatacaaaaatggtaaacaaactaaaaaaaattgcAGACATTGTGTAGCTTAATTCATAAATGCAGTTAAAATCaggattattatttaattgtgtatatattttttgccaagttttgtttaaaagagagaagttttttttccaacaccTTTCTAAAGATAAGTACCTTTGTCCGATGTTAAAcctgttttaaatctgtattttaatGAGAAATGGCAAATGGAATGGGATgaatttagaaacaacaaattgtatgaagtgaatccatttgtaaatgaaaaaattacCATTTTGAAAATAGACATGATCAGGTTGTACAAGATGTAGAATCTGACACTCAAGACAAACACACTCATAGTTATTTAAAGGGGAAGAAAAAGCTATTTGTGACTTGTGTAAGAATATTTTGACCGTAAAGCAAATTTAAtagaatgtgtatttttaaactatattaaaGAAGGTTTTTAGTAAGGAAATATTTTAAGGCAAATGTTTAAAAAGGTTTCTTCTGGagcaattttaaaatattcatctttaatcaaactaaaagattTTACAGTCtgactttgttttttgttttgttttttgtatttttgtacaaGGTATGTTTGTTAAGAAACTGGCATATTTGAATGTTATATGTTGTATATTTAGTATAGGTTTTGCCATGAAtgtagccaatgctgctgatatgggaTTAAAACAAAGAAATGCATTTCTAAGCATATCagtttttcatttctaataactgatttcttttatctttgccattatgacacaccctaatatttgactagatatttttcaagatacttgtattcagcttaaaggtcagtttaaaggttaattaggttaactaggcaaattaggcaagtcattttataacaaTAATTTTCTGTAGCCATTTGATAaaaataagggggctaatattgaccttaaaattgaccttatattgaccttaaaatattgactttaagacaattaagactttctctagaagaaaaaatattattggaaatactttGAAATTTTTCTTACTCCTTTAAATATGACATaagaaatattagaaaaagaataaatatattattaattaataataataatgtcaaaagGGCTAATTTTGCCCTGAACTGTATATAACAACAACAGAAGAGTACATTATTATATCAACTCAATTcatttcaaaaaatgtatttccAAACTACAGACACATACATTTTTCTGATGGCCAACAAAAGTCTTTCAAGTTTGTAGCAACATGGGCatgagtaaaggatgacagagTTGTCATTTTGTGAGGAATTAATCCTTTAATGttagatgaaaaatagccatgcACAATACCTTTTGAGCAATTTATAAAGAAAACTGTCAATTTGAAGTCGCCTAAATCCTCCATCGCATGAAGCAGTTgttgattctgtttttttttttttttgatcagctAGTACCTTTCAGACTCCAGGACCAGGAGCCTACAGTCCTGAGAAAGCTCCACCTTTAAACCTCCACCACAGACCTCCATCTTACACCATGTCCTCCCGCACGCGCTACCGCAGTGTGGATCCTGTACCAGCGCCCAACCGCTACACCTTACCCAATCTCTTCGGCACCACAGTGTCCTGCAAACCCTCCAGCCCCTGCTTCACCATGTCTGCTCGCATGAAAGCAGGCGGCCCGTCTGAAGATCTGTCCATGACCCCGGGGCCAGGCCGGTACAACAGCACAGACCCCAGCGTTTACTTGAACAGACAGCCTTCCTTCTCCATGCAGAGCCGTCATAATATTCTCATCGACAGCACCGGGAAGCCTGGTCCGGGTACGTACAGCTCTGAAAAGGTGACGGCGCACCTGCCCCGAGCACCATCTGTTTCTCTGGGGGTCCGTCACTCCGAGTTTGTAACGCCACTGATTGTTGATGTATTAGATTAAATTGAGACGACATGGGTGTATTAGATGCGTGTTAGATCACAGAGTGTTTACAAGAATTTTAAGGGGAAAATAAAGAAGTGTGAGGAACTTCTAAGTGAACAAGTGGTTTTCAGTTTCATTCACATCAATTTTCATGGATCATTACATGACATTAAAAACTTTaatagaattaataaatataatatgtgtGCTACATAATATCcatgtaataaaaatgaaaataaatatgtaataaacagCTTAAAGAGATCATTTTcattcaaaaattaaaatgagtATCAAAAACagattctttttcatttttatgtcaaAAAATTGCGTCATCTCAGGCTATTTAATTTCTTACTTCACGACTATTATTACTGggatatatgcacacagactttacaTTTCAGCCCGCCAGCCTTAGCACTTcctgtgaactgtctttccattttaaaagtcccatgtttaaggtctgatttatttaaaaatcaataatcttcactgcctgacatatgatatgaagtgggtctgtaagaggctaaattatcatatgcatttgtttatatgacaaaacatgtctttttgactcaagaaggtccatactgaccaCAAAGACAGGTACTGATAAGATAGgggcctgttgtgtggactttgggggttttatgatgtggtcatATGTTGATTGCttagtttgaatgtctcagcatttgggctttagtcacatggttaaGAAAGATgcaaaataggtggtaaactctAGCTCTGGCTCTTTTCCTGccctctcttttcctggcctgtgttttcctgctctgctcctaTCCTCTGGAGTCTGTCTTCTTTGACTCTACTGCAATAAGGCTATCTTCTGGGCCTGCTCtatttgtctctctctccctccccctgtgtctctccttctacctctggtaactttaattttacatttaagctgggtacaataatcatatgttttatcatttcatattttatcattttatacagttgttTGTaattaatacagttgtaaacatagagtattattgtcattaaatcatctcattttcaagtatttgtgaattacttttgatttaacatcaacatttaattgttccatatagcaatacaatacaatcacataatatcaacgctctcccacatttatagcgtTTAATACTGCCcctatttccgtttttggtatgagattgcagaagaatggtttgactagaaatgtacagtttttaccATCACGCTGATAACTTTTCAGTtgctcggcagaactacagttcgaaccgctgtggttaaaactCATTCTTACAGGTCTCAGAccgaacaagaagcactgcattaaattccaattaatgggatttttaatgaccacagagaggcatgaccttggtttaatgtctcatccaaaagatgatgttcactgacagtataatgtccccttcactttactagagtattaggactcacacagaccacaggttgagcgctccctgctggcctctctaataCCACTTCCAAAAGCAACCTGGTTTTTATGGTCTTCCATCTAGATGCttaccaggctcagccctgcttagcttcagtgagtaaccggtcttggtcTGCAGGATGATGTGGCTGAggttaaaatattattcatttatttaatggtGTATACATAATGCTTTAATACCAACAGCATGTGCCACAAATTCTTTTAAAACAGTATTATGCATTATGTCGGTAccagtagcctagtggttagaGCATCGACACGTAGGTGCTCAAGGTGATccaagttcgattcctggcttgaGGTCCTAAAGGTGAAAGCCCCTAAAAAAACAttgaattgtattgttttgtattattcatagcaagaaggttgttggtttgagtcccggctggaccagttggcatttctgtgtggagtttgcatgttttccctacgTTCACATGAGTTTCCTTTGGGTTCTCCCACAATcctgcgctataagtgaattggataaactaaattggagtgtgtgtgtgtgtgtttgcgtgtttgtgt
This genomic window contains:
- the odf3l2a gene encoding outer dense fiber protein 3-like protein 2a, which encodes MAEVERRRRPIIAGRERGPGPGRYALPPTIGYINHDYTKPSSPAYSFHSRMSSNMVSVDSSPGPRYRVDAKMTRFGRDGTPSYSMLGRRKRTASTFQTPGPGAYSPEKAPPLNLHHRPPSYTMSSRTRYRSVDPVPAPNRYTLPNLFGTTVSCKPSSPCFTMSARMKAGGPSEDLSMTPGPGRYNSTDPSVYLNRQPSFSMQSRHNILIDSTGKPGPGTYSSEKVTAHLPRAPSVSLGVRHSEFVTPLIVDVLD